A DNA window from Selenomonas sp. oral taxon 126 contains the following coding sequences:
- a CDS encoding gluconate:H+ symporter, whose amino-acid sequence MPLIILAVGILLLFFLIVRVKLNSFISLLIVAGLVGYAEGLPVTQIIPVIQKGLGGTLGGLAIVVSFGAILGKLMAESGGAQRIAMTLINMFGKEKVKWAVCLTGFIVGIALFYEIGFVLLIPLVFTIAASAQIRLLEVGIPMAAALSVTHGFLPPHPGPTAISVIYNADIGLTLVYGAILAAPIAVIAGPIFYNFVKDLNPAIPEGLYNPKVFTDEEMPSFGISVFTALVPVVLMAGSAIAKMTLPADSHALAIMVFLGSPDMALTISIFIAFYTFGISRGKSIQEIMKISESAILAIAMILLIVGGGGALKQILIDSGVGRYIGDLLMGSDLSPLVLAWSIAAVIRIACGSATVAALTAGGIAAPVVALTGVSPELMVLATGAGSLIISPPNDPGFWLFKEFFGLTVKETVRTWCTMETIISVMGLVGVLILNMFIG is encoded by the coding sequence ATGCCGCTGATTATTCTAGCTGTGGGCATCCTGCTGCTGTTCTTCCTCATCGTTCGCGTGAAGCTGAACAGTTTCATCTCGCTGCTCATCGTCGCAGGCCTTGTCGGCTACGCAGAGGGACTGCCCGTCACGCAGATCATCCCCGTCATCCAGAAGGGGCTTGGCGGGACGCTCGGCGGACTTGCCATCGTCGTCTCGTTCGGTGCGATTCTCGGCAAGCTTATGGCGGAGAGTGGCGGTGCACAGCGCATTGCCATGACGCTCATCAACATGTTCGGCAAGGAAAAGGTCAAGTGGGCAGTCTGCCTTACGGGCTTCATCGTCGGCATCGCGCTCTTCTATGAAATCGGCTTCGTCCTGCTCATCCCGCTCGTCTTCACGATTGCGGCATCGGCGCAGATCCGCCTCCTCGAGGTCGGCATTCCGATGGCTGCGGCACTCTCGGTTACGCACGGCTTCCTGCCGCCGCATCCGGGCCCCACGGCGATCTCGGTCATCTACAATGCGGACATCGGTCTGACCCTCGTCTACGGCGCGATTCTCGCGGCGCCAATCGCGGTCATCGCAGGCCCGATCTTCTACAACTTCGTCAAGGATCTCAACCCCGCGATTCCCGAGGGGCTCTACAATCCGAAGGTGTTCACGGATGAGGAAATGCCGAGCTTCGGCATCAGCGTCTTTACCGCACTCGTTCCCGTCGTTCTGATGGCGGGCTCTGCAATTGCAAAGATGACGCTGCCCGCAGACTCGCATGCACTTGCCATCATGGTCTTCCTCGGCTCGCCTGATATGGCGCTGACGATCTCCATCTTCATCGCGTTCTACACATTTGGCATTTCACGCGGCAAGAGCATCCAGGAGATCATGAAGATCTCCGAGTCCGCGATTCTCGCGATCGCCATGATCCTCCTTATCGTGGGCGGCGGCGGCGCGCTCAAGCAGATCCTCATCGACAGCGGTGTTGGCCGCTACATCGGAGACCTCCTCATGGGCTCCGATCTCTCGCCGCTCGTCCTCGCATGGTCGATTGCGGCGGTCATCCGCATCGCCTGCGGCAGCGCGACGGTTGCAGCGCTCACGGCGGGCGGCATCGCGGCTCCCGTGGTTGCGCTCACGGGCGTCAGCCCCGAGCTCATGGTGCTCGCAACGGGCGCGGGCAGTCTCATCATCTCGCCGCCGAACGACCCCGGCTTCTGGCTCTTTAAGGAGTTCTTCGGCCTCACGGTCAAGGAGACGGTGCGCACGTGGTGTACGATGGAGACGATCATCTCCGTCATGGGGCTTGTGGGCGTTCTGATCCTTAATATGTTCATCGGCTGA
- a CDS encoding YitT family protein, which translates to YKQVGKSFALSTVFAIIMLSIWSGVLHDVPQVTTDPFLAAIFGGVVTGLGVGIVMRTGGCFDGTEIVAIIMDARTQFSVGEVVMFINLFILSSAGLLYGWDKAMYSLFAYFVIAKMIDVVLKGLDESYAVMIVTSEHEEMTIALNERLGRGVTLLHGAGGYTGEPKEVLYCVVTRLELDKLKEIVLDKDERAFVTINAVHDIVGGRFKKKAIH; encoded by the coding sequence GCTACAAGCAGGTCGGCAAGAGCTTTGCACTCTCGACCGTGTTTGCCATCATCATGCTCTCGATCTGGTCGGGTGTCCTTCACGATGTGCCGCAGGTGACGACCGACCCCTTTCTTGCCGCGATCTTCGGCGGCGTGGTGACGGGACTCGGGGTCGGCATTGTCATGCGTACGGGCGGGTGCTTCGACGGCACGGAGATTGTCGCGATCATCATGGACGCACGAACGCAGTTCTCCGTCGGTGAGGTCGTCATGTTCATCAACCTCTTTATCCTCTCGTCGGCGGGCCTCCTCTATGGCTGGGACAAGGCAATGTACTCGCTCTTTGCCTACTTCGTTATCGCGAAGATGATCGACGTGGTGCTCAAGGGTCTCGACGAATCGTACGCCGTCATGATCGTCACGAGCGAGCACGAGGAGATGACCATTGCGCTCAATGAGCGGCTCGGGCGCGGTGTGACCCTGCTGCACGGCGCGGGCGGCTACACGGGCGAGCCGAAGGAGGTTCTCTACTGCGTCGTCACACGCCTGGAGCTCGACAAGCTCAAGGAGATCGTCCTCGACAAGGACGAGCGTGCCTTTGTCACCATCAACGCCGTGCACGACATCGTGGGCGGACGGTTTAAGAAAAAGGCGATTCACTGA
- a CDS encoding PTS fructose transporter subunit IIABC — translation MHINDLLKPESIALGVSAPASKEAAIRLLADYMEKGGNLSDKEQYVKDVLAREESGTTGLGDGIATPHAKSDGVKAAGLAAMTVPAGMDFAAMDGNPSRLFFMIAAPNGANDEHLAILSKLATMIMDPDFKEALIAAKSVEEFRQLVDDKENDRFVAPSTDTSEEEAKPSADHIQILAVTACPTGIAHTFMAAESIEQHAKKRGLTVKVETNGSAGIKNALTPEEIATADGIIVAADKNVAMSRFDGHRVVITKVADGINKADELIDRALSGSAPVYRASGADEAESADGGTDESLARQIYKHLMNGVSHMLPFVVGGGILIALAFLFDDYSIDPSKFGSNTPLAKFFMQVGGASFGFMLPVLAGFIGMSIADRPGLAVGFVGGSLAGATGTGFLGALLAGFVGGYAVNFLKKVFAGLPASLDGIKPILLYPFFGILIMGLISLYIIAPPVSAINNWMVSTLGGMDPSARILMGLIVGGMMAVDMGGPINKAAYVTGTGLLASGEYHVMAAVMAGGMVPPLAIALATTLFKNRFTESQRKAGITNYVMGLSFITEGAIPFAAADPVRVIPSMVVGSALAGALTMFFDCTLRAPHGGIFVVPTIGNPLMYLVSILIGAIVGAIILSLLKKPIKE, via the coding sequence TTGCATATCAACGATCTTCTGAAACCTGAGAGCATCGCCCTCGGCGTTTCCGCCCCCGCCTCGAAGGAGGCTGCCATCCGTCTCCTCGCCGACTACATGGAGAAGGGCGGCAACCTCAGCGATAAAGAGCAGTACGTCAAGGACGTACTCGCCCGCGAGGAGAGCGGCACAACGGGGCTCGGCGACGGCATCGCAACGCCGCACGCCAAGAGCGACGGCGTGAAGGCGGCAGGCCTCGCCGCGATGACCGTGCCCGCTGGCATGGACTTTGCCGCGATGGACGGCAACCCGAGCCGCCTCTTCTTCATGATCGCCGCACCGAACGGAGCGAACGACGAACATCTCGCCATCCTCTCCAAGCTCGCCACCATGATTATGGATCCCGACTTCAAGGAGGCGCTCATTGCCGCCAAAAGCGTTGAGGAGTTCCGTCAGCTTGTCGACGATAAGGAGAACGACCGCTTCGTCGCACCGAGCACAGACACGTCTGAAGAAGAAGCAAAGCCCTCCGCCGACCATATCCAGATCCTCGCCGTCACTGCCTGCCCCACGGGCATTGCACATACCTTCATGGCGGCGGAGAGCATCGAGCAGCACGCAAAGAAGCGCGGTCTCACGGTCAAGGTCGAGACGAACGGCTCGGCGGGCATCAAGAACGCACTCACCCCCGAGGAGATCGCCACCGCCGACGGCATCATCGTCGCAGCGGACAAGAACGTCGCCATGTCCCGCTTTGACGGTCACCGTGTCGTCATCACAAAGGTCGCGGACGGCATCAACAAGGCGGACGAGCTCATCGACCGCGCCCTCTCGGGCAGTGCCCCCGTCTACCGTGCGAGCGGCGCGGACGAAGCGGAAAGCGCAGACGGCGGCACGGACGAGAGCCTTGCCCGCCAGATCTACAAACACCTCATGAACGGTGTCTCGCACATGCTCCCGTTCGTTGTGGGCGGCGGTATCCTCATCGCCCTCGCCTTCCTCTTTGACGACTACAGCATCGACCCGTCCAAATTCGGCTCGAACACTCCGCTTGCCAAGTTCTTCATGCAGGTCGGCGGGGCATCCTTCGGCTTCATGCTCCCCGTCCTCGCGGGCTTCATCGGTATGTCGATCGCCGACCGCCCGGGACTTGCCGTCGGTTTCGTCGGCGGCTCACTCGCGGGCGCAACGGGTACGGGCTTCCTTGGCGCACTGCTGGCGGGCTTCGTCGGCGGCTACGCCGTCAACTTCCTCAAGAAAGTATTCGCGGGACTGCCCGCCTCTCTCGATGGCATCAAGCCCATCCTGCTCTACCCGTTCTTCGGCATCCTCATCATGGGGCTCATCTCGCTCTACATCATCGCCCCGCCCGTCTCCGCGATCAACAACTGGATGGTCTCGACCCTTGGCGGCATGGATCCCTCGGCGCGCATCCTCATGGGACTCATCGTCGGCGGCATGATGGCGGTCGACATGGGCGGCCCGATCAACAAGGCGGCATACGTCACGGGCACAGGTCTCCTCGCCTCGGGCGAGTATCACGTCATGGCGGCGGTCATGGCGGGCGGCATGGTGCCCCCGCTGGCGATTGCCCTTGCGACCACACTCTTTAAGAACCGCTTCACCGAGAGCCAGCGAAAGGCAGGCATCACGAACTACGTCATGGGGCTCTCCTTCATCACCGAGGGCGCGATCCCGTTCGCTGCGGCCGATCCCGTGCGCGTCATCCCCTCGATGGTCGTCGGCTCTGCACTCGCGGGCGCACTCACCATGTTCTTTGACTGCACCCTGCGCGCACCGCACGGCGGCATCTTCGTCGTCCCGACCATCGGCAACCCGCTCATGTACCTCGTGAGCATCCTCATTGGGGCCATCGTCGGCGCCATCATCCTCTCCCTGCTCAAGAAACCGATCAAGGAGTAA
- a CDS encoding gluconokinase yields the protein MKGIWIGVDVGTTGVRAIAYEASGVSRASAEAFYPLRTPHPDWAEERPSEIRAATEQVVREAADALRYQGRTPSGIALSTVMHSLIPLDAAKQPLTDMQTWADSRSAGIVRELKENEPELCRSFYERTGCPMHACYPLAKIIWLKRKRPELFARTKYIGSIKDHLFHAFTGEFLIDRSTASTTALYNAHELRWDAEILNFIGITEEMLPPVISTTEARPLAADAAERMHLTVGLPVVIGATDGVLVNVGIGAVSAGQLSATIGTSGAVRMLVGEPRTDDAMRTWCYNLVDGLWVAGGAINNGGMILRWMRDKICHFSEAQMAALDVDAYDLMTMKAAKIPAGSDGLILLPFFTGERAPYWNSDLRGLFFGLSLNHSRSHMIRAVMEGICYGMHSVFDALREFGEVRDIRVSGSFTKSPLWMQILADVLGEPLVLPSNSEGAAYGAAVLGFIAAGEMAGIADTAALVHAKKVYMPDEENHKIYTQLSDISGRLYRNLQKEFAEIAAYQARY from the coding sequence ATGAAGGGCATTTGGATTGGTGTGGATGTCGGGACGACGGGCGTGCGCGCAATTGCATACGAGGCGTCGGGTGTGAGCCGTGCGTCGGCGGAGGCGTTTTACCCACTGCGCACGCCCCATCCGGATTGGGCGGAGGAGCGTCCATCTGAAATTCGCGCGGCGACGGAGCAGGTTGTGCGCGAGGCAGCGGATGCACTGCGCTATCAGGGGCGGACACCATCCGGCATCGCACTCAGTACGGTCATGCACAGCCTCATCCCGCTCGATGCGGCGAAACAGCCGCTCACGGATATGCAGACATGGGCGGACAGCCGCAGTGCGGGCATCGTGCGTGAGTTGAAGGAAAATGAACCTGAACTCTGCCGCTCATTCTACGAGCGGACGGGATGCCCCATGCACGCGTGCTACCCGCTGGCGAAAATCATCTGGCTGAAACGGAAACGTCCGGAGCTCTTTGCGCGTACAAAGTACATCGGCTCGATCAAGGATCATCTCTTCCACGCCTTTACGGGCGAGTTCCTCATCGACCGCTCGACAGCGAGCACAACGGCGCTCTACAACGCGCATGAACTGCGGTGGGATGCGGAGATCCTGAACTTCATCGGCATCACGGAGGAGATGTTGCCGCCCGTGATCTCAACGACGGAGGCGCGTCCTCTCGCGGCGGATGCGGCGGAGCGTATGCATCTCACGGTAGGGCTGCCCGTGGTGATCGGCGCGACCGACGGCGTACTCGTCAACGTCGGCATCGGCGCGGTCTCGGCGGGACAGCTGAGTGCGACCATCGGCACGAGTGGCGCCGTGCGGATGCTCGTCGGTGAGCCGCGCACGGATGACGCAATGCGTACATGGTGTTATAATCTGGTCGACGGCCTCTGGGTTGCGGGCGGTGCAATCAACAACGGCGGCATGATCCTGCGTTGGATGCGCGACAAGATCTGCCATTTCAGCGAGGCACAGATGGCGGCACTCGATGTCGATGCCTACGACCTTATGACGATGAAGGCGGCGAAGATTCCCGCAGGCTCGGACGGGCTCATTCTCCTGCCGTTCTTCACGGGCGAGCGCGCCCCGTATTGGAACTCCGACCTGCGCGGTCTGTTCTTCGGTCTCTCGCTGAATCACAGCCGTTCCCATATGATACGCGCCGTCATGGAGGGCATCTGCTACGGGATGCACAGCGTCTTTGATGCGCTGCGTGAGTTCGGCGAGGTGCGGGACATCCGTGTAAGCGGCAGCTTTACGAAGTCGCCGCTCTGGATGCAGATCCTCGCGGACGTGCTCGGCGAGCCGCTTGTCCTTCCGAGCAACAGTGAGGGCGCGGCGTACGGTGCGGCGGTGCTGGGCTTTATCGCGGCAGGAGAAATGGCAGGAATCGCGGATACGGCAGCCCTCGTGCATGCAAAGAAGGTCTATATGCCGGACGAGGAAAACCACAAGATTTATACGCAGCTCTCGGATATCAGCGGACGTCTTTACCGCAACTTACAAAAAGAATTTGCCGAGATAGCGGCATATCAGGCGAGATATTGA
- a CDS encoding FGGY-family carbohydrate kinase — protein MGYLLGIDAGSTNYKAIACDAAGRFLASARRPANTKYHENGWAETSPELIWEGVAACVAEVAAQLPGETCDGIAVASSGEDVLLDGAVQSVYPAIRWFDTRTEAIASAWEPFGRERIYRITGINPNPVASITKMQWIKRYVPEAWARARLWIPIAGFISLKLTGTARAPWTNACRSMAFDLNRRDWSEEILAEAGIERSLLAEPIRPGEQIGALTAAAAAATGLKEGTPVFAGGVDYACGTFATGIIHPGQMLDSTGTSEQLLAILDAPEISSASMEKNFTSVAYVVNDAYYIMGMIVASGGIFEWFKNTFACESFDLLVDEAAREPIGARGCMMLPYFSGRHTMGSDPAARGAFVGLTRATTRGTFVRAILEGLCYEMHSIVQAMQELSGQSVESIYAIGGAAKSAFWMQMKADVTGIPVRSKDVPEAAALGAAMLAGLGAGVYTSPEDAAARVQFAERQYTPDAAHHAQYMELYETLNRALYPALREFNAAVTRAQGTNEGK, from the coding sequence ATGGGCTATCTTTTGGGCATTGATGCAGGCTCTACGAACTATAAGGCAATCGCGTGTGATGCGGCGGGGAGATTCCTCGCCTCCGCGCGGCGGCCGGCAAATACGAAATATCATGAAAACGGCTGGGCGGAGACTTCGCCCGAGCTGATCTGGGAGGGCGTTGCCGCGTGCGTTGCAGAGGTCGCGGCGCAGCTGCCCGGCGAGACCTGCGACGGCATCGCCGTTGCGAGCTCGGGTGAGGATGTTCTGCTTGACGGCGCAGTACAATCGGTGTATCCTGCAATTCGGTGGTTCGATACGCGCACGGAGGCGATTGCCTCGGCGTGGGAGCCGTTCGGCCGCGAGCGCATCTATCGGATCACGGGCATCAACCCGAACCCCGTTGCGAGCATCACCAAGATGCAGTGGATCAAGCGCTATGTGCCCGAGGCATGGGCGCGGGCGCGCCTCTGGATTCCAATCGCGGGCTTCATCAGCCTAAAGCTGACGGGCACGGCGCGTGCGCCGTGGACGAACGCCTGCCGCTCGATGGCGTTCGATCTGAATCGCCGCGACTGGTCGGAGGAGATCCTCGCGGAGGCGGGCATAGAGCGTTCTCTGCTCGCAGAGCCGATCCGCCCCGGAGAGCAGATTGGTGCTCTGACCGCAGCTGCTGCGGCGGCAACGGGGCTCAAGGAGGGAACGCCCGTCTTTGCGGGCGGCGTGGACTATGCCTGCGGCACCTTTGCCACGGGCATCATCCATCCGGGACAGATGCTGGACTCCACGGGGACGAGCGAGCAGCTGCTTGCGATTCTCGACGCACCCGAGATCAGCAGCGCCAGCATGGAGAAGAATTTCACATCCGTCGCCTACGTGGTGAATGACGCTTACTACATCATGGGTATGATCGTGGCGTCGGGCGGTATCTTTGAATGGTTCAAAAACACATTTGCGTGTGAGTCCTTCGATCTGCTGGTCGATGAGGCGGCGCGTGAGCCGATCGGAGCACGCGGCTGTATGATGCTGCCGTATTTCTCGGGACGGCACACGATGGGCAGCGATCCTGCGGCGCGCGGCGCATTTGTGGGGCTCACGCGCGCAACGACGCGCGGCACCTTTGTTCGCGCGATTCTCGAGGGGCTCTGCTACGAGATGCACAGCATTGTGCAGGCGATGCAGGAGCTCTCGGGGCAGAGCGTCGAGTCGATCTACGCCATCGGCGGCGCAGCAAAGAGTGCGTTTTGGATGCAGATGAAGGCGGATGTCACAGGCATCCCCGTACGAAGCAAGGATGTTCCCGAGGCTGCGGCGCTTGGGGCGGCGATGCTCGCGGGACTTGGTGCGGGCGTCTATACAAGCCCCGAGGATGCTGCGGCGCGCGTGCAGTTTGCAGAGCGGCAATATACGCCCGATGCAGCGCACCACGCACAGTATATGGAGCTGTATGAGACGTTGAACCGTGCGCTCTATCCCGCTCTGCGGGAGTTCAACGCTGCGGTCACGCGCGCACAGGGAACCAACGAAGGAAAATAG
- the pfkB gene encoding 1-phosphofructokinase, which translates to MIYTVTFNPSIDYIVRLENFTAGEINRVNYEQILPGGKGINVSIVLKNLGHDSTALGFLAGFTGVAMQQMLHSFGVTDDFVRLDDGFSRINVKIKAENETEINGQGPVITEEAQRALFAKLDRLTSGDTLVLAGSIPNTLPDDIYERIMEHLEGRGIRIVVDATKNLLRRVLKYRPFLIKPNNHELGEMFGVELKTDDDIIFHAKKLQEEGATNVLISMAGDGAILLTAEGVFYRSAAPKGTLVNSVGAGDSMVAGFLAGFMESDGSYERAFYMGVATGSASAFSPNLATREEALALLKTIV; encoded by the coding sequence ATGATCTACACCGTCACCTTCAATCCGTCGATCGACTACATCGTGCGGTTGGAGAACTTCACTGCGGGCGAAATCAACCGCGTGAACTATGAGCAGATCCTGCCGGGGGGCAAGGGCATCAACGTCTCCATTGTGCTGAAAAATCTCGGGCACGACTCGACGGCACTCGGCTTCCTCGCGGGATTCACGGGTGTTGCGATGCAGCAGATGCTGCATTCGTTCGGGGTTACGGATGACTTCGTGCGTCTGGACGACGGCTTCTCGCGCATCAACGTCAAAATCAAGGCGGAGAACGAGACCGAGATCAACGGGCAGGGTCCCGTCATCACCGAGGAAGCGCAGCGTGCGCTGTTTGCAAAGCTCGACCGTCTGACGAGCGGGGACACGCTCGTCCTCGCAGGGTCGATTCCGAACACGCTGCCCGACGACATCTATGAGCGGATCATGGAACATCTGGAGGGGCGCGGCATCCGCATCGTCGTGGACGCGACGAAGAATCTCCTGCGGCGCGTGCTGAAGTACCGTCCGTTCCTCATCAAGCCGAACAATCACGAACTCGGTGAAATGTTTGGTGTCGAACTCAAAACGGACGACGACATCATCTTCCACGCAAAGAAGCTGCAGGAGGAGGGCGCGACGAACGTGCTCATCTCGATGGCGGGCGACGGCGCAATCCTCCTCACGGCAGAGGGTGTATTCTACCGCTCCGCCGCACCGAAGGGCACCCTCGTCAACTCCGTGGGCGCGGGCGACTCGATGGTTGCAGGCTTCCTCGCGGGCTTCATGGAGTCGGACGGCAGCTATGAGCGCGCGTTCTACATGGGCGTCGCGACCGGCTCCGCCTCCGCATTCTCGCCGAACCTCGCGACGCGGGAGGAGGCACTTGCGCTGCTGAAAACTATCGTTTAG
- a CDS encoding transposase produces the protein MNKEAPGRQYQDTVFRMYFNDAERLRELAGALHGRVYAPSEPVEIVTLEGTFLSQVKNDISFLLAGRHLVFIEHQSTPNENMPLRCLYYICEQLRREIDGKRLYRNRRIPLPLPEFHVFYTGTKNLPEESVMRLSDAYRMAGDEKIHLELVVTVHNVVYREQKKLLMQSTALHDYTFFIACIKANIAAGMGRVDAIRAAIRQCIERGIMRDFLEEHEREVVDMVDFEWNQEMFEAAKFEEGLEQGRNEGKVEMILSMLREKMPLEMIAKVSNLSLEKVRELGTAHSLL, from the coding sequence ATGAACAAGGAAGCGCCGGGGCGGCAGTATCAGGATACGGTTTTCCGCATGTATTTCAATGATGCGGAGCGGCTGCGGGAACTTGCAGGTGCTCTGCATGGACGGGTGTATGCGCCGAGTGAGCCCGTGGAGATTGTGACACTGGAGGGGACGTTTCTCTCGCAGGTAAAGAATGATATCTCGTTTTTACTTGCAGGGCGGCATCTTGTCTTTATCGAACATCAGAGTACGCCAAACGAGAATATGCCCCTGCGCTGCCTCTACTATATCTGTGAGCAGCTGCGCAGGGAGATTGATGGCAAGCGACTCTATCGCAATCGGCGGATACCTCTGCCCCTGCCCGAGTTTCATGTGTTCTACACGGGGACAAAGAATCTGCCGGAGGAGTCCGTCATGCGTCTTTCGGACGCATATCGAATGGCGGGAGACGAGAAGATCCATTTGGAGCTCGTGGTGACGGTACATAACGTCGTCTATCGTGAGCAAAAGAAGCTTCTCATGCAGAGCACGGCTCTGCATGACTATACATTCTTTATCGCGTGCATCAAGGCGAATATTGCGGCGGGGATGGGGCGCGTAGACGCGATTCGTGCGGCAATCCGCCAATGTATTGAGCGTGGGATCATGAGAGACTTTCTGGAAGAGCATGAGAGGGAGGTTGTTGACATGGTTGACTTTGAGTGGAATCAGGAGATGTTCGAGGCGGCGAAGTTCGAGGAAGGTCTTGAGCAGGGGCGCAATGAAGGAAAAGTTGAGATGATCCTCAGCATGCTGCGCGAAAAGATGCCGCTCGAGATGATTGCCAAGGTGTCCAATCTTTCTCTTGAGAAGGTACGGGAGCTTGGCACAGCACACAGCCTCCTCTGA
- a CDS encoding YitT family protein, with protein MTAEMDMMKTDGQTGGVPPTVTAKPKKSAPKGAAFYIKKGLWLILGALITAAGLELFLIPNNVIDGGVVGLSIMAQTITGMGLGVFLVLFNIPFVYMGYKQIGKSFALSTVFAIILL; from the coding sequence ATGACTGCAGAAATGGATATGATGAAAACGGATGGTCAGACAGGAGGCGTGCCGCCCACAGTGACGGCAAAGCCGAAGAAGTCAGCCCCCAAGGGCGCAGCTTTTTATATCAAAAAAGGGCTGTGGCTGATTCTCGGTGCACTCATCACCGCCGCAGGACTCGAACTCTTTCTGATTCCGAACAACGTCATCGACGGCGGCGTGGTCGGTCTCTCGATCATGGCGCAGACGATTACGGGCATGGGGCTCGGTGTGTTCCTTGTCCTCTTTAATATTCCGTTTGTCTACATGGGCTACAAGCAGATCGGCAAGAGCTTTGCACTCTCGACCGTTTTTGCCATCATCCTGCTC
- the gndA gene encoding NADP-dependent phosphogluconate dehydrogenase: MSNGTMDIGVVGMGVMGSNLAFNMADHGFQVAGWNRTADMTEAAAKRNPPANFHPFYDLKEFIGALKKPRRVFLMIAAGEPVDWAIGEIAPLLEAGDIILDGGNSFYEDTRRRHGALKEKGICYFGVGVSGGEKGARLGPAIMPGGDRAAYESVRPILEGIAARAGEEPCCTYIGEDGAGHYVKMVHNGIEYADMQLIAETYLILKHVGGLSNARIGEIFHAWNSGELRSYLIGITADIFAEVDEETGRALVDLIVDRAGQKGTGRWTSLEALQRGVDLSMISAACNARVLSNLTEERAHAGAVMTAPEGAAVTVDADFIEAVRCSLYTAKIVAYAQGFSLYRAAKEEFGWSLDFGKIASIFRAGCIIQAEFLQRITDAYEKEPNLKNLMFDDFFLSSINGNAESLRRTVCLAVERGVPIPAFSAAMQYIDAFRNPQLGANLIQAQRDYFGAHTFERVDKEGSFHHVWQEHYEK; the protein is encoded by the coding sequence ATGAGTAATGGCACGATGGATATCGGCGTCGTCGGCATGGGCGTCATGGGGAGCAATCTCGCGTTCAACATGGCGGATCACGGCTTTCAGGTGGCGGGATGGAACCGTACGGCGGATATGACGGAAGCCGCCGCAAAGCGCAATCCTCCCGCGAACTTTCACCCGTTCTATGATCTCAAGGAGTTCATCGGTGCGCTCAAGAAGCCGCGCCGCGTCTTCCTCATGATCGCTGCGGGTGAGCCTGTGGACTGGGCGATCGGGGAGATTGCACCGCTGCTCGAGGCGGGGGATATCATCCTCGACGGTGGGAACTCGTTCTACGAGGATACACGCCGCCGTCACGGCGCGCTGAAGGAGAAGGGCATCTGCTACTTCGGCGTGGGCGTCTCGGGCGGCGAGAAGGGCGCGCGGCTCGGTCCCGCCATCATGCCGGGCGGCGATCGTGCCGCCTATGAATCCGTGCGTCCGATCCTTGAGGGCATTGCCGCGCGTGCGGGCGAGGAGCCGTGCTGCACCTACATCGGCGAGGACGGTGCGGGGCACTACGTCAAGATGGTGCACAACGGCATTGAGTACGCAGATATGCAGCTCATCGCCGAGACCTATCTCATCCTAAAGCATGTCGGCGGCCTCTCCAATGCGCGCATCGGCGAGATCTTCCACGCGTGGAACAGCGGCGAGCTTCGGAGCTACCTCATCGGCATTACGGCGGACATCTTTGCGGAGGTGGATGAGGAGACGGGCAGGGCACTCGTCGACCTCATTGTCGACCGCGCGGGGCAGAAGGGGACGGGTCGTTGGACGAGCCTCGAGGCACTGCAGCGCGGTGTCGATCTCTCTATGATCTCTGCCGCCTGCAATGCGCGCGTACTCTCGAATTTGACGGAGGAGCGCGCACACGCGGGCGCGGTCATGACGGCACCCGAGGGGGCTGCTGTGACGGTGGATGCAGACTTCATTGAGGCGGTGCGCTGCAGCCTCTATACGGCGAAAATTGTCGCCTACGCACAGGGCTTCTCCCTCTACCGCGCGGCAAAGGAGGAGTTCGGCTGGTCGCTTGACTTTGGAAAGATTGCGTCCATCTTCCGCGCGGGCTGCATCATTCAGGCGGAATTTTTGCAGCGCATTACAGATGCCTACGAGAAGGAGCCAAATCTGAAGAATCTCATGTTTGACGATTTCTTCCTCTCCTCCATCAACGGCAATGCGGAGAGCCTGCGCCGCACGGTCTGCCTCGCCGTGGAGCGCGGCGTGCCCATTCCCGCATTCTCCGCTGCCATGCAGTACATCGATGCCTTCCGCAACCCACAGCTCGGCGCGAACCTCATTCAGGCGCAGCGCGACTACTTCGGCGCGCATACATTTGAGCGCGTTGACAAAGAGGGCTCGTTCCACCATGTGTGGCAGGAGCATTACGAAAAATAA